One window from the genome of Haladaptatus paucihalophilus DX253 encodes:
- a CDS encoding DUF3194 domain-containing protein, producing the protein MVSDETVVQTASEAAEGLIFDRIKQSDVKDVDVTVTFEEGILEVDVYVNAPNASRDEEKVANDAALAARAAVDDLFADAEESA; encoded by the coding sequence ATGGTCAGCGACGAGACGGTCGTCCAGACGGCCTCGGAAGCGGCCGAGGGCCTGATATTCGACCGAATCAAGCAGTCCGACGTCAAGGACGTTGACGTGACGGTCACGTTCGAGGAGGGTATCCTCGAAGTGGACGTGTACGTCAACGCGCCGAACGCGAGTCGGGACGAGGAGAAGGTGGCGAACGACGCCGCACTGGCCGCCCGCGCGGCGGTCGATGATCTGTTCGCCGACGCCGAAGAATCGGCGTAA
- a CDS encoding helix-turn-helix domain-containing protein, with protein sequence MKYLRLVLDPGETPVHPVYGILTGAEYVEDARALHGNPSDLPEDIVTLLLYVRGDVERFTAALDEISEVLTYDVTSISDEEFYCYVHNETTAVDGALFSAFSRESIVQLSPVKYHDDGRATFAVGGSAAALQDAMGDVPKGVDLDVELVGDGATGHESVVRSLSERQREAARIAVELGYYDVPRRASHEDVADAMGCAPSTAAEHLRKAESRVFGEVFSRTE encoded by the coding sequence ATGAAATATCTCCGTTTGGTGCTCGACCCCGGAGAGACGCCCGTTCATCCCGTGTACGGGATTTTGACCGGTGCGGAGTACGTCGAGGACGCCCGTGCGCTCCACGGCAACCCGTCGGACCTCCCGGAAGACATCGTGACCCTCCTCTTGTACGTTCGCGGCGATGTCGAGCGGTTCACCGCCGCCCTCGACGAAATTTCCGAGGTGCTGACGTACGACGTGACGTCCATCTCGGACGAGGAGTTCTACTGTTACGTCCACAACGAGACGACGGCGGTCGACGGGGCGTTGTTCTCCGCGTTCTCCCGGGAAAGTATCGTTCAGTTGTCCCCCGTGAAGTATCACGACGACGGTCGAGCCACGTTCGCCGTCGGCGGGTCGGCGGCCGCGCTCCAGGACGCCATGGGCGACGTACCGAAGGGTGTCGACCTCGACGTCGAACTCGTCGGCGACGGAGCGACGGGCCACGAGTCCGTCGTGCGGTCGCTCAGCGAGCGTCAGCGGGAGGCCGCCCGAATCGCGGTCGAACTGGGGTATTACGACGTACCGCGGCGGGCAAGCCACGAGGACGTCGCCGACGCGATGGGCTGTGCGCCGAGTACGGCCGCGGAACACCTTCGCAAGGCCGAGTCGCGTGTCTTCGGGGAGGTGTTCTCGCGAACGGAGTGA
- a CDS encoding GMP synthase subunit A: MTKILVVDNHGQFTHLEHRALRDMGIETELIDNDTPPEDIDADGLVLSGGPSMDDIGNCAEYLDLDIPVLGICLGMQVMAHVLDGEIGEGEYGGYADVTVDITNEDDPLVGSLAPETRVWASHADEVKQVPSGFERTATSDVCGIEAMSDSDRDLYGVQWHPEVAHTEEGEEVFENFQSVCE; the protein is encoded by the coding sequence ATGACGAAAATCCTCGTCGTGGACAACCACGGACAGTTCACCCACCTCGAACACCGGGCGCTTCGGGACATGGGCATCGAAACGGAACTTATCGACAACGACACGCCGCCGGAAGACATCGACGCCGACGGCCTCGTCCTCTCGGGCGGCCCGTCGATGGACGACATCGGCAACTGCGCCGAGTACCTCGACCTCGACATCCCAGTCCTGGGCATCTGTCTCGGCATGCAGGTGATGGCGCACGTCCTCGACGGCGAAATCGGGGAGGGCGAGTACGGCGGCTACGCCGACGTGACCGTCGATATCACGAACGAAGACGACCCGCTCGTCGGGTCGCTGGCACCCGAAACGCGCGTCTGGGCCAGCCACGCGGACGAAGTGAAGCAGGTACCGAGCGGATTCGAGCGAACCGCCACCAGCGACGTGTGCGGCATCGAGGCCATGAGCGATTCCGACCGCGACCTGTACGGCGTCCAGTGGCACCCCGAGGTGGCACACACCGAAGAGGGCGAGGAAGTGTTCGAAAACTTCCAAAGCGTGTGTGAGTAG
- a CDS encoding DUF2070 family protein — protein MTATQSDLASLSRYIFRAPRWYASLGFALFIAAIAGVGAFDSQYILQDAWEGIFFIGVPTVVASIFTTPVDRRLGGQLTYNRSSLLALTCEIIVVTVLSVAGIISAFTGMGQQFVFDVLIFSLASVFALRLLVVMAVSRASFPVALVPASIQTGTAAVLFFIYSETIRVLEVGGPLVQNLLARGDKAPAALGIIAPRDFILLGVVSGMYALGVYGFLTVIDRPWRRSLGVSALDFLRGFIGHIAEGTRELEDFFEQIGQQAVVPVTVLSFRREDESEKARFVLPMIHPGPMGEIGGGNLPRRVAAESDGLAFPPHATAGHDFNLVTEREVDTILETAHTAFERIEYSDDATQSVRTREGDAKIVGQSFGDDALLVATYSPTFADDVEYAVGLAAAAEARSGGVDEVMLVDAHNCNNGLQGEDIGHIYPGSERSFHMIQAARATADELGTAKRGRPKLGVAWDETEWTPAEGIGPLGVRVGVLDVAGQRTAYVLVDGNNMEPGLRDRIVAAVDADDVEVMTTDTHIVNMVKSSNQVGGAIDHDELISLVTRLTDEATADLEPVEAGMASEYAEVTVFGNDRTETLASHANAVIAMGAALAGAVILAVTAISVLIFFLA, from the coding sequence ATGACAGCGACCCAGAGCGACCTGGCGAGCCTGTCCCGATACATCTTCCGTGCGCCGCGGTGGTACGCGAGTCTGGGGTTCGCGCTCTTCATCGCTGCGATTGCGGGTGTCGGGGCGTTCGACTCGCAGTACATCCTCCAGGACGCGTGGGAGGGAATCTTCTTTATCGGGGTGCCGACGGTCGTCGCGAGCATCTTCACCACGCCGGTCGACCGGCGTCTCGGCGGGCAGTTGACCTACAACCGGTCGTCGCTGCTCGCGCTGACGTGCGAAATCATCGTCGTCACCGTGCTCTCGGTCGCGGGCATCATCTCGGCGTTCACGGGGATGGGCCAGCAGTTCGTCTTCGACGTACTCATCTTCAGCCTCGCGTCCGTCTTCGCCCTCCGACTCCTCGTCGTGATGGCCGTCTCGCGCGCCTCGTTTCCGGTCGCACTGGTACCAGCGAGTATCCAAACCGGCACCGCCGCCGTCCTGTTTTTCATCTACAGCGAGACGATTCGCGTCCTCGAAGTCGGCGGGCCGCTCGTCCAGAACCTGCTCGCCCGCGGGGACAAAGCCCCGGCGGCGCTCGGCATCATCGCGCCGCGGGATTTCATCCTGCTCGGGGTCGTCAGCGGGATGTACGCGCTCGGGGTCTACGGGTTTCTCACCGTCATCGACCGACCGTGGCGGCGCAGTCTCGGCGTCAGCGCGCTCGATTTCCTCCGGGGATTCATCGGCCACATCGCGGAGGGGACTCGCGAACTGGAGGACTTCTTCGAGCAGATCGGGCAGCAGGCGGTCGTCCCCGTCACCGTCCTCTCCTTTCGCCGCGAGGACGAAAGCGAGAAGGCGCGGTTCGTCCTGCCGATGATTCATCCGGGTCCGATGGGCGAAATCGGCGGCGGAAACCTTCCGCGCCGGGTCGCCGCCGAGTCGGACGGGCTGGCGTTCCCGCCCCACGCCACCGCCGGACACGACTTCAACCTCGTCACCGAGCGCGAAGTGGACACCATCCTCGAAACCGCACACACCGCTTTCGAGCGAATCGAGTACAGCGACGACGCCACCCAGAGCGTTCGAACGCGGGAGGGCGACGCCAAAATCGTCGGACAGTCGTTCGGCGACGACGCGCTGCTCGTCGCCACCTACTCCCCGACGTTCGCCGACGACGTGGAGTACGCGGTCGGTCTCGCCGCCGCCGCGGAGGCCCGGTCGGGCGGAGTGGACGAGGTGATGCTGGTCGATGCGCACAACTGCAACAACGGTCTCCAAGGCGAGGACATCGGCCACATCTACCCGGGAAGCGAGCGCTCGTTCCACATGATTCAGGCCGCGCGAGCGACGGCCGACGAACTCGGAACCGCGAAGCGCGGTCGTCCGAAACTCGGCGTCGCGTGGGACGAGACCGAGTGGACGCCCGCCGAGGGAATCGGGCCGCTCGGCGTTCGCGTCGGGGTGCTCGACGTCGCGGGACAGCGGACGGCCTACGTCCTCGTGGACGGCAATAACATGGAACCCGGCCTCCGGGACCGCATCGTCGCCGCCGTGGACGCGGACGACGTGGAGGTGATGACCACCGACACCCACATCGTGAACATGGTCAAATCCTCGAATCAGGTCGGCGGAGCCATCGACCACGACGAACTCATCTCGCTCGTCACACGGTTAACGGATGAGGCGACCGCGGACCTCGAACCCGTCGAAGCCGGAATGGCGAGCGAGTACGCCGAAGTGACCGTCTTCGGTAACGACCGCACCGAGACGCTGGCGAGTCACGCGAACGCCGTCATCGCCATGGGCGCGGCGCTCGCCGGGGCGGTCATCCTCGCGGTGACGGCCATCAGCGTCCTCATCTTCTTCCTCGCCTGA
- a CDS encoding NifU family protein, translating into MSENSTTDAAESADDLTSRVERWLTAQMPIIQMHGGTSAVRKADPESGEVVIELGGACGGGSITPITSQNIEVELLKKFDEVDDVTVRIADDGTSQWKTDQAESVMGIDRSEGGRGGKLNTPGENEHF; encoded by the coding sequence ATGAGCGAGAACAGCACGACCGACGCCGCGGAGTCGGCGGACGACCTCACGTCACGGGTCGAACGCTGGCTCACCGCCCAGATGCCCATCATCCAGATGCACGGCGGGACGAGCGCGGTTCGGAAAGCGGACCCCGAATCGGGCGAGGTCGTCATCGAACTCGGCGGTGCCTGCGGCGGGGGTTCCATCACCCCGATCACCTCCCAGAACATCGAAGTCGAACTCCTCAAGAAGTTCGACGAGGTGGACGACGTGACCGTCCGCATCGCCGACGACGGCACCAGCCAGTGGAAGACGGACCAAGCCGAGAGCGTCATGGGCATCGACCGCTCCGAGGGCGGACGCGGCGGGAAACTGAACACGCCGGGCGAGAACGAGCACTTCTAG
- a CDS encoding LVIVD repeat-containing protein: MHRREFLRTAAVGGGAASLFASGGVVSDGVADTEAYRPLGRVAIRNAKEAVVGNDGKTAFVATTDGFATVDIRNPKQPTVMAERHDLLAQRDGGPLLQIWDAKVDGDRLLVAGPANPIGSDAVHGVLLYDVRDPTDPKRVAFHETTFPIHNAFLKDDIAYLTGNDGDGNPLVLVDVSNDAPTEVGRWSMVDYDEDWKDVDSWVRTLHDVWVHDGRAYLAQWDAGTWVVDVSDPKRPTYVSHFGGRSVDDLASIPSSQEQEAVIGLPGNAHFVTTNEDASLLACNKEAWDTDGPDTTGPGGIDLWDISDVTKPRKLATIRPPKTDDPSYDFAASLSSVAASLSPVGVASGHDCHECGQGSSATGWTTSHNFDFVGDRLYTSWYSGGVKLFDVSDPANPTELAWWRKPSEAAFWTAQRVSDDVFIGGSMGQEGDGRGGLYTFPNRGGQQRNPPSLTGTGTASETTTSKPVTGGDGTTDSDDGGTSLTKEGRFGAGVAGLSILGVGVWKRFRGQN, from the coding sequence ATGCATCGGCGAGAGTTTCTCCGTACCGCCGCTGTTGGGGGTGGGGCCGCGTCTCTGTTCGCGTCGGGTGGGGTCGTATCGGATGGCGTCGCCGACACCGAAGCGTACCGACCGCTCGGACGGGTCGCCATCAGGAACGCCAAGGAAGCGGTGGTCGGAAACGACGGGAAGACCGCGTTCGTCGCCACCACGGACGGATTCGCAACGGTGGACATCCGAAACCCGAAACAGCCGACGGTGATGGCAGAGCGCCACGACCTCCTCGCCCAGCGAGACGGCGGCCCGCTCCTCCAAATTTGGGACGCGAAGGTGGACGGGGACCGACTGCTCGTCGCCGGTCCCGCGAACCCCATCGGAAGCGACGCGGTGCACGGCGTCCTGCTGTACGACGTGCGCGACCCGACCGACCCGAAACGAGTGGCGTTCCACGAGACGACGTTTCCGATTCACAACGCCTTCCTGAAGGACGACATCGCCTACCTCACCGGCAACGACGGGGACGGAAATCCGCTCGTACTGGTGGACGTATCGAACGACGCGCCGACGGAAGTCGGCCGGTGGTCGATGGTGGACTACGACGAGGACTGGAAGGATGTGGACTCGTGGGTGCGGACGCTGCACGACGTCTGGGTCCACGACGGACGGGCGTACCTCGCGCAGTGGGACGCCGGAACGTGGGTCGTGGACGTGTCCGATCCGAAACGACCCACGTACGTCTCGCATTTCGGCGGGCGGTCGGTGGACGACCTCGCTTCGATTCCGTCCTCGCAGGAACAGGAAGCGGTCATCGGCCTGCCGGGAAACGCCCACTTCGTAACGACGAACGAGGACGCCTCCCTGCTCGCCTGCAACAAGGAGGCGTGGGACACCGACGGCCCCGACACGACCGGTCCGGGCGGCATCGACCTCTGGGACATCTCGGACGTGACGAAGCCACGAAAGCTCGCGACCATTCGGCCGCCGAAGACCGACGACCCGAGTTACGACTTCGCGGCGTCGCTCTCGTCGGTCGCCGCATCGCTCTCGCCGGTCGGCGTCGCGTCGGGCCACGACTGCCACGAGTGCGGGCAGGGGAGTTCGGCAACTGGGTGGACGACTTCGCACAACTTCGATTTCGTCGGCGACCGCCTCTACACGTCGTGGTACAGCGGCGGCGTGAAGCTGTTCGACGTGAGCGACCCGGCCAACCCGACGGAACTCGCGTGGTGGCGAAAGCCCAGCGAAGCCGCGTTCTGGACCGCCCAGCGCGTTTCCGACGACGTGTTCATCGGCGGCAGCATGGGTCAGGAAGGCGACGGCCGAGGCGGTCTCTACACCTTCCCGAACCGCGGGGGCCAACAACGAAACCCGCCGTCGCTCACGGGGACGGGAACCGCCTCGGAAACCACGACCTCGAAACCCGTCACGGGAGGCGACGGGACCACGGACTCGGACGACGGCGGGACCTCGTTGACCAAGGAAGGCCGATTCGGCGCGGGCGTCGCCGGACTATCGATACTCGGGGTCGGCGTCTGGAAGCGCTTCCGGGGGCAAAACTGA
- a CDS encoding NAD-dependent epimerase/dehydratase family protein, protein MNVFVAGATGVLGRELVAELAVRNHRVVGLSRNARGDELVAERGGEPRRGDILDEESLVSAAEGCDVLIHAATAIPTSRKPTDDEWVKNDRVRAEGARNLVSVADEIDADRLLLQSIVWVARQPDGRTFDEEAPPNPDRTTRSALDAERIVRRGGEDGDFDVGILRCGWFYSPESAHTRQMGSGLLDRKFPILGDGPLGRRDAALSILHVEDAARAFAAAVESDATGRWHVTDDEPVSLATMLTAFANRLGAPTPRRIPGWVARPFVGEHSVRLLTNSMPTTNERFRETFDWNPRYSSYRDGLDEVVETWRDDGLLVADGDDYEWRRK, encoded by the coding sequence ATGAACGTCTTCGTCGCCGGTGCGACCGGCGTCCTCGGTCGCGAACTCGTCGCAGAACTCGCGGTACGGAACCATCGCGTCGTCGGACTCTCTCGAAATGCGCGAGGAGACGAACTGGTCGCCGAGCGCGGCGGGGAACCGCGACGCGGGGATATCCTCGACGAGGAGTCGCTCGTTTCCGCCGCCGAAGGGTGTGACGTGCTGATTCACGCCGCGACGGCGATTCCGACGAGCAGGAAACCGACCGACGACGAGTGGGTCAAAAACGACCGCGTGCGCGCCGAAGGGGCGCGAAATTTGGTCTCGGTCGCAGACGAAATCGACGCCGACCGGCTCCTCCTCCAGAGCATCGTCTGGGTCGCCCGCCAACCGGACGGACGGACGTTCGACGAGGAGGCTCCGCCCAACCCCGACCGCACGACGCGCTCCGCGCTCGACGCCGAGCGAATCGTTCGGCGGGGCGGAGAGGACGGAGACTTCGACGTCGGTATCCTCCGCTGTGGCTGGTTCTACTCCCCCGAATCGGCGCACACCCGACAGATGGGGTCCGGCCTGCTCGACCGGAAATTCCCGATTCTGGGCGACGGCCCCCTCGGGCGACGGGATGCGGCGCTTTCGATTCTCCACGTCGAGGACGCCGCGCGAGCGTTCGCCGCGGCGGTCGAGTCCGACGCGACCGGCCGTTGGCACGTCACCGACGACGAACCGGTTTCTCTCGCGACGATGCTGACGGCGTTCGCGAACCGTCTCGGAGCACCGACACCGCGACGGATTCCCGGCTGGGTCGCCCGACCGTTCGTCGGTGAGCACTCGGTGCGCCTGCTGACGAACTCGATGCCGACGACGAACGAACGGTTCCGGGAGACGTTCGACTGGAACCCGCGATATTCGAGTTATCGGGACGGACTGGACGAGGTGGTCGAAACGTGGCGAGACGACGGACTGCTCGTCGCGGATGGAGACGACTACGAGTGGCGTAGAAAATGA
- a CDS encoding DUF402 domain-containing protein, with protein MSRIRIRGIYTTALTHLLGDEFEVVQASPPIRRRFDESFDTGEYDATVETTDDRQGVGISGDPETVSHVARRVADTAIDTFHWQDSAPRGALFDGVVSDTLGSGAVVDLGDDHGEGFLPFRAIDRRIDDGDHVRVQVHDPEPPWSRDRSLLGTDMQVFGGVASLSKGVNEVVASAPDDASRRELTRTTEMLPTDVPDEWGVRWEYAAADATLDEMNAALSAAVERAETIDGALAEETDVDGPRTVAAPEETAWLWFGRESRFELDEARREVTTTLPGHHRIKAADSSASTAVDFAEDLYGDSEEAFDGMPTGATLRGFGPDADDEVFIDHGKPDGRCFSLGKGAVAEADPEAGKYTVRREMGSSGTYDAIGTDRECGDVAITKFREGRWWYPTAYRSENGKSKGTYVNVCTPVELFPRSVRYVDLHVDVVKRPDGTVERVDDDELDAAVETGHISEELAEKARSVAASVEKVLSK; from the coding sequence ATGAGCCGAATCCGCATCAGAGGAATCTACACCACCGCACTCACGCACCTGCTCGGTGACGAGTTCGAGGTGGTGCAGGCCTCACCGCCCATCAGGCGTCGGTTCGACGAGTCGTTCGACACCGGCGAGTACGACGCCACGGTCGAGACGACCGACGACAGGCAGGGCGTCGGCATCTCCGGGGACCCCGAAACCGTCTCCCACGTCGCACGTCGGGTGGCGGATACCGCCATCGACACCTTCCACTGGCAGGACTCGGCCCCGCGCGGGGCACTGTTCGATGGCGTAGTCAGCGACACCCTCGGAAGCGGTGCCGTCGTGGACCTCGGCGACGACCACGGCGAGGGCTTCCTCCCGTTCCGCGCCATCGACCGTCGAATCGACGACGGCGACCACGTTCGCGTGCAGGTCCACGACCCCGAACCGCCGTGGTCGCGCGACCGCTCCCTCCTCGGAACCGACATGCAGGTGTTCGGCGGCGTCGCCAGCCTCTCGAAGGGGGTGAACGAAGTCGTCGCCAGCGCGCCGGACGACGCCAGCAGGCGCGAACTCACCCGCACGACCGAGATGCTTCCGACCGACGTTCCCGACGAGTGGGGCGTCCGCTGGGAGTACGCCGCGGCCGACGCCACGCTGGACGAGATGAACGCCGCCCTCTCCGCGGCCGTCGAACGGGCCGAAACCATCGACGGCGCGCTGGCCGAGGAGACCGACGTTGACGGTCCGCGAACCGTCGCCGCACCCGAGGAAACGGCGTGGCTGTGGTTCGGCCGCGAATCCCGATTCGAACTGGACGAGGCTCGCCGGGAGGTCACGACGACGCTTCCCGGCCATCACCGAATCAAGGCCGCCGACTCGTCGGCGAGCACGGCGGTCGATTTCGCGGAGGACCTCTACGGCGATAGCGAGGAGGCGTTCGACGGGATGCCGACCGGCGCGACCCTTCGCGGGTTCGGCCCCGATGCGGACGACGAGGTGTTCATCGACCACGGCAAGCCCGACGGTCGCTGTTTCTCGCTGGGCAAAGGGGCCGTCGCGGAGGCGGACCCCGAGGCCGGAAAGTACACCGTCCGCCGCGAGATGGGGAGTTCGGGGACCTACGACGCCATCGGCACCGACCGCGAGTGCGGCGACGTGGCGATCACGAAGTTCCGCGAGGGAAGATGGTGGTATCCGACGGCCTACCGGAGCGAAAATGGGAAATCGAAGGGCACCTACGTCAACGTCTGCACGCCCGTCGAACTGTTCCCCCGGTCGGTCCGCTACGTGGACCTCCACGTCGATGTCGTCAAGCGCCCCGACGGAACCGTCGAGCGGGTGGACGACGACGAACTCGACGCTGCCGTCGAAACGGGCCACATCTCCGAGGAACTCGCTGAAAAGGCCCGAAGCGTCGCGGCGAGCGTCGAGAAGGTACTGTCGAAGTAG
- a CDS encoding KEOPS complex subunit Pcc1 → MSHDALLDFEYDAEERAVLVFRSVEQEIGEIDDDRSWTTVERDGNTVSVRVEAEDLIALRAALNTWQTLVGVAETVAETGDSVRELSL, encoded by the coding sequence GTGTCTCACGACGCGCTTCTCGATTTCGAGTACGACGCCGAGGAGCGTGCGGTCCTCGTTTTTCGGAGCGTCGAGCAGGAGATCGGCGAAATAGACGACGACCGTTCTTGGACGACCGTCGAACGCGACGGGAACACGGTTTCCGTCCGCGTCGAGGCCGAGGACCTCATCGCCCTCCGCGCGGCGCTGAACACGTGGCAAACGCTCGTGGGCGTCGCCGAGACGGTCGCCGAAACGGGTGATTCGGTACGCGAACTGTCACTCTAG
- a CDS encoding DNA-directed RNA polymerase subunit P gives MSYKCSRCKRDVELDEYGGVRCPYCGHRVLLKERSRDVKEVNVR, from the coding sequence ATGAGCTACAAGTGTTCGCGCTGTAAGCGGGATGTCGAACTGGACGAGTACGGCGGCGTTCGCTGCCCGTACTGTGGACACCGCGTCCTGCTGAAAGAGCGCAGCCGCGACGTCAAGGAAGTCAACGTCCGGTAG
- a CDS encoding 50S ribosomal protein L37ae, with amino-acid sequence MAEDSRSRTGSAGRFGARYGRVARKRISEIEADMNENHTCPDCGNDTVDRQGTGIWECGRCGYTFAGGTYRPQTPAGRTVKRSIRAALADDE; translated from the coding sequence ATGGCCGAAGACTCTCGATCACGAACCGGTAGCGCCGGTCGGTTCGGGGCGCGATACGGTCGCGTCGCGCGCAAGCGCATCTCCGAAATCGAAGCGGACATGAACGAAAACCACACCTGCCCGGACTGCGGTAACGACACCGTGGACCGACAGGGTACGGGAATCTGGGAGTGCGGTCGGTGCGGCTACACGTTCGCCGGTGGTACCTACCGCCCGCAGACGCCTGCCGGACGGACCGTCAAGCGTTCCATCCGCGCCGCATTGGCTGACGACGAATAA
- a CDS encoding prefoldin subunit beta: MQGNLPPEAQEKLEQLQDLQDTAQQVAVQKNQAETQLSESENALDELDDIDEDATMFQEVGELFIKTDYETAQSDLEDKVDSLEIRVETLKKQEERVREQFEKLQGELQDMLGGGGAGGPSGPTGPGGAGGA; the protein is encoded by the coding sequence ATGCAGGGTAATCTTCCACCGGAAGCACAGGAGAAGCTCGAACAGCTGCAGGACCTTCAGGACACGGCCCAGCAGGTCGCAGTGCAGAAGAACCAGGCCGAGACGCAGCTCTCCGAGTCGGAGAACGCGCTCGACGAGCTCGACGACATCGACGAGGACGCGACGATGTTCCAGGAAGTCGGCGAACTGTTCATCAAGACGGACTACGAGACGGCCCAGTCCGACCTCGAAGACAAGGTTGACAGCCTCGAAATTCGCGTCGAGACGCTCAAAAAGCAGGAAGAGCGCGTCCGCGAGCAGTTCGAGAAGCTGCAGGGCGAACTGCAGGACATGCTCGGCGGCGGCGGCGCGGGCGGTCCGTCCGGCCCGACCGGTCCCGGCGGCGCTGGCGGCGCGTAA
- a CDS encoding FAD-binding oxidoreductase produces the protein MAIETTETGVEPLRAQLKGELVTPDDPDYDEERSVWNGMINKRPAMVARCDGVADVRAAVNVAREYDLPVAVRGGGHGVAGRAVVDGGLVIDLEPMHWVRVDPETRRVRAGAGATWGDVDRETQPFGLAVPGGVVSDTGIAGLTLGGGMGHVRRKYGLSCDNLVSADVVTADGEFLTASEDEHEDLFWALRGGGGNFGIVTAFEYEAHPVGPDVATCFVWYDGEQAEEVLRKFRAYAADAPDEVSLLPFYAWVPDLPEFPEESWGDSTVALLGCYAGDPAEGEAELQPVREFAEPITDFSGTMPYVELQSMLDEDYPNGRYYYWKSLYIDELSDDIIDAIGGCAERCPVPLSTVDVWQGGGALSRVGETETAFAHRDAPYGLNFEANWDDPRQTDAAVAWVRESVAEMREFPAVRGQYVNFPGLEEESSEVPFGENADRLAEIKAEYDPEGVFRAHGNLEPRA, from the coding sequence ATGGCGATAGAGACGACCGAAACCGGAGTGGAACCACTCCGCGCGCAACTGAAGGGCGAACTCGTCACGCCGGACGACCCGGACTACGACGAGGAGCGCTCGGTGTGGAATGGCATGATAAACAAGCGTCCCGCGATGGTCGCGCGGTGCGACGGCGTCGCGGACGTCCGAGCCGCCGTGAACGTCGCACGGGAATACGACCTCCCGGTGGCGGTCCGCGGCGGGGGACACGGCGTCGCCGGACGCGCGGTGGTCGACGGCGGCCTCGTCATCGACCTCGAACCGATGCACTGGGTCCGGGTGGACCCCGAAACGCGTCGCGTCCGCGCGGGTGCCGGAGCGACATGGGGCGACGTGGACCGAGAGACGCAACCGTTCGGCCTCGCGGTCCCCGGCGGCGTCGTCTCCGATACCGGCATCGCCGGACTCACGCTCGGCGGCGGGATGGGACACGTCCGCCGGAAGTACGGCCTCTCGTGTGACAACCTCGTCTCGGCCGACGTGGTGACCGCGGACGGGGAGTTCCTCACGGCGAGCGAGGACGAACACGAGGACCTGTTCTGGGCGCTCCGCGGCGGCGGCGGAAACTTCGGCATCGTCACCGCCTTCGAGTACGAGGCCCACCCAGTCGGTCCCGACGTCGCCACGTGCTTCGTCTGGTACGACGGCGAGCAGGCGGAAGAAGTCCTCCGGAAGTTCCGGGCGTACGCGGCCGACGCACCCGACGAGGTGAGCCTCCTGCCGTTCTACGCGTGGGTACCGGACCTCCCCGAGTTCCCCGAGGAGTCGTGGGGCGACTCGACGGTGGCCCTCCTCGGGTGTTACGCGGGCGACCCGGCGGAGGGCGAAGCGGAACTCCAGCCGGTTCGGGAGTTCGCAGAACCGATCACGGACTTCAGCGGGACGATGCCCTATGTCGAACTCCAGTCGATGTTGGACGAGGACTACCCGAACGGGCGCTACTACTACTGGAAGTCGCTCTACATCGACGAGTTGAGCGACGACATCATCGACGCCATCGGCGGCTGCGCCGAGCGCTGTCCGGTTCCGCTCTCGACCGTCGATGTCTGGCAGGGCGGCGGTGCACTTTCCCGCGTCGGCGAGACGGAAACCGCGTTCGCACACCGTGACGCGCCGTACGGACTCAACTTCGAGGCGAACTGGGACGACCCGCGACAAACCGACGCGGCGGTCGCGTGGGTGCGCGAGTCCGTCGCCGAGATGCGGGAGTTCCCCGCCGTCCGCGGCCAGTACGTCAACTTCCCCGGACTCGAAGAGGAATCTTCGGAGGTGCCGTTCGGCGAGAACGCGGACCGACTCGCGGAGATAAAGGCCGAATACGACCCCGAGGGCGTCTTCCGCGCCCACGGGAACCTCGAACCGCGAGCCTGA